Proteins encoded together in one Oncorhynchus masou masou isolate Uvic2021 chromosome 3, UVic_Omas_1.1, whole genome shotgun sequence window:
- the LOC135509961 gene encoding ras-related protein Rap-2b-like, producing MREYKVVVLGSGGVGKSALTVQFVTGSFIEKYDPTIEDFYRKEIEVDSSPSVLEILDTAGTEQFASMRDLYIKNGQGFILVYSLVNQQSFQDIKALRDQIIRVKRYERVPMVLVGNKVDLEGEREVSSGEGKALAQEWNCPFMETSAKNKGLVDELFAEIVRQMNYSSLPSGGDRCCSCVLL from the coding sequence ATGAGGGAGTATAAAGTGGTTGTGTTGGGCTCGGGCGGCGTGGGTAAATCAGCATTGACGGTCCAGTTTGTGACGGGATCCTTCATTGAGAAATACGACCCCACAATAGAGGATTTCTACCGAAAGGAGATCGAGGTGGACTCGTCGCCCTCTGTTCTGGAGATACTGGACACGGCCGGGACCGAACAGTTCGCCTCCATGCGAGACCTGTACATCAAAAACGGGCAGGGATTTATTTTGGTCTACAGTCTGGTCAACCAGCAGAGCTTCCAAGACATCAAGGCATTGAGGGATCAAATCATCCGAGTGAAAAGATACGAAAGAGTGCCAATGGTATTGGTTGGAAACAAGGTGGACTTGGAAGGCGAGAGGGAGGTCTCTTCCGGGGAAGGCAAGGCGCTGGCTCAGGAGTGGAATTGCCCGTTTATGGAAACTTCTGCAAAAAATAAAGGCTTGGTCGACGAACTGTTCGCAGAAATCGTGAGACAGATGAACTATTCTTCTTTACCCAGCGGTGGAGATCGCTGTTGTTCTTGCGTGCTTCTCTAA